A single window of Nasonia vitripennis strain AsymCx chromosome 4, Nvit_psr_1.1, whole genome shotgun sequence DNA harbors:
- the LOC100115652 gene encoding serine/arginine-rich splicing factor 7 isoform X4 translates to MSRYPSDCKVYVGDLGNSATKQELEDAFSHYGPLKNVWVARNPPGFAFVEFEDARDAEDAVKALDGRTVCGRRARVELSNGERSRDRGGARRGGAGSNRPFHPEHRCYDCGERGHYARDCSRQRGGARRRRRCG, encoded by the exons ATGTCCCGCTATCCATCAGACTGCAAGGTCTACGTCGGTGACCTGGGCAACAGCGCGACGAAACAGGAGTTGGAAGATGCATTCTCGCATTACGGACCGTTGAAGAACGTCTGGGTGGCCAGGAACCCGCCAGGCTTTGCCTTCGTTGAATTCGAGGACGCCCGAGATGCCGAAGACGCGGTCAAGGCCTTGGACGGCCGGACAGTCTGCGGACGCAGGGCCCGCGTCGAGCTTTCCAACGGAGAGCGTTCAAGGGACAGGGGCGGCGCGAGGCGTGGTGGCGCCGGTAGCAACCGGCCATTCCATCCGGAGCACAGATGTTACGACTGCGGCGAGCGCGGTCATTACGCTCGGGACTGCTCCAGACAACGAGGCGGAGCACGGAGGCGCAG GAGGTGCGGCTGA
- the LOC100115652 gene encoding serine/arginine-rich splicing factor 7 isoform X3 codes for MNKMSRYPSDCKVYVGDLGNSATKQELEDAFSHYGPLKNVWVARNPPGFAFVEFEDARDAEDAVKALDGRTVCGRRARVELSNGERSRDRGGARRGGAGSNRPFHPEHRCYDCGERGHYARDCSRQRGGARRRRRCG; via the exons ATGAATAAG ATGTCCCGCTATCCATCAGACTGCAAGGTCTACGTCGGTGACCTGGGCAACAGCGCGACGAAACAGGAGTTGGAAGATGCATTCTCGCATTACGGACCGTTGAAGAACGTCTGGGTGGCCAGGAACCCGCCAGGCTTTGCCTTCGTTGAATTCGAGGACGCCCGAGATGCCGAAGACGCGGTCAAGGCCTTGGACGGCCGGACAGTCTGCGGACGCAGGGCCCGCGTCGAGCTTTCCAACGGAGAGCGTTCAAGGGACAGGGGCGGCGCGAGGCGTGGTGGCGCCGGTAGCAACCGGCCATTCCATCCGGAGCACAGATGTTACGACTGCGGCGAGCGCGGTCATTACGCTCGGGACTGCTCCAGACAACGAGGCGGAGCACGGAGGCGCAG GAGGTGCGGCTGA
- the LOC100115652 gene encoding serine/arginine-rich splicing factor 7 isoform X1, translated as MNKMSRYPSDCKVYVGDLGNSATKQELEDAFSHYGPLKNVWVARNPPGFAFVEFEDARDAEDAVKALDGRTVCGRRARVELSNGERSRDRGGARRGGAGSNRPFHPEHRCYDCGERGHYARDCSRQRGGARRRRSLSRSRSRSRSRSRQRTKRSYSRSSSRSRSRSRSRNGRPAKSLSKSRSPSKSRTPRRSKSGTPHSRS; from the exons ATGAATAAG ATGTCCCGCTATCCATCAGACTGCAAGGTCTACGTCGGTGACCTGGGCAACAGCGCGACGAAACAGGAGTTGGAAGATGCATTCTCGCATTACGGACCGTTGAAGAACGTCTGGGTGGCCAGGAACCCGCCAGGCTTTGCCTTCGTTGAATTCGAGGACGCCCGAGATGCCGAAGACGCGGTCAAGGCCTTGGACGGCCGGACAGTCTGCGGACGCAGGGCCCGCGTCGAGCTTTCCAACGGAGAGCGTTCAAGGGACAGGGGCGGCGCGAGGCGTGGTGGCGCCGGTAGCAACCGGCCATTCCATCCGGAGCACAGATGTTACGACTGCGGCGAGCGCGGTCATTACGCTCGGGACTGCTCCAGACAACGAGGCGGAGCACGGAGGCGCAG GTCTTTGTCCAGATCGCGCTCAAGATCTCGTTCACGCTCAAGGCAGCGTACCAAGCGCAGCTACTCGCGCTCGTCGTCCCGTAGCCGATCTCGCAGCAGAAGCAGGAACGGACGTCCAGCCAAATCTTTGAGCAAATCACGATCACCATCGAAAAGCCGCACTCCACGCAGATCGAAATCTGGAACTCCTCATTCAAGATCCTAA
- the LOC100115652 gene encoding serine/arginine-rich splicing factor 7 isoform X2: MSRYPSDCKVYVGDLGNSATKQELEDAFSHYGPLKNVWVARNPPGFAFVEFEDARDAEDAVKALDGRTVCGRRARVELSNGERSRDRGGARRGGAGSNRPFHPEHRCYDCGERGHYARDCSRQRGGARRRRSLSRSRSRSRSRSRQRTKRSYSRSSSRSRSRSRSRNGRPAKSLSKSRSPSKSRTPRRSKSGTPHSRS; encoded by the exons ATGTCCCGCTATCCATCAGACTGCAAGGTCTACGTCGGTGACCTGGGCAACAGCGCGACGAAACAGGAGTTGGAAGATGCATTCTCGCATTACGGACCGTTGAAGAACGTCTGGGTGGCCAGGAACCCGCCAGGCTTTGCCTTCGTTGAATTCGAGGACGCCCGAGATGCCGAAGACGCGGTCAAGGCCTTGGACGGCCGGACAGTCTGCGGACGCAGGGCCCGCGTCGAGCTTTCCAACGGAGAGCGTTCAAGGGACAGGGGCGGCGCGAGGCGTGGTGGCGCCGGTAGCAACCGGCCATTCCATCCGGAGCACAGATGTTACGACTGCGGCGAGCGCGGTCATTACGCTCGGGACTGCTCCAGACAACGAGGCGGAGCACGGAGGCGCAG GTCTTTGTCCAGATCGCGCTCAAGATCTCGTTCACGCTCAAGGCAGCGTACCAAGCGCAGCTACTCGCGCTCGTCGTCCCGTAGCCGATCTCGCAGCAGAAGCAGGAACGGACGTCCAGCCAAATCTTTGAGCAAATCACGATCACCATCGAAAAGCCGCACTCCACGCAGATCGAAATCTGGAACTCCTCATTCAAGATCCTAA